One genomic segment of Sphingorhabdus sp. M41 includes these proteins:
- a CDS encoding DnaJ C-terminal domain-containing protein, whose amino-acid sequence MIDPYQALGVAKGANDKEIKSAYRKLAKELHPDKNKDNPKATERFSDVTKAYDLLLDKDKRAQFDRGEIDGEGNPTAPFGFGGGGGYQRGPAGQQHDFGNAGADFGDIFEGLFGGGGGGSPFGSRQRSAPPQKGANVAYRLKVEFIAAATLQKQRITLEDGKTIDLSLPKGVEEGTQMRLSGKGRAGPGGNGDAIVTIHINPHPFYKRDGDNITLELPISLKEAVEGAKIKVPTVDGPVMLSIPAGSDSGKTLRLKNRGFHGKSGARGNQLVTLMITLPEKDDKLAEFVKDWNPKDNPRASMGV is encoded by the coding sequence ATGATAGATCCCTATCAAGCATTGGGTGTTGCCAAGGGTGCAAACGACAAGGAAATCAAGAGCGCCTATCGCAAGCTCGCCAAGGAACTGCACCCCGACAAGAACAAGGATAATCCCAAGGCGACGGAGCGTTTCTCCGACGTCACCAAGGCTTATGACCTGTTGCTGGACAAGGACAAGCGCGCGCAATTTGATCGCGGAGAGATCGATGGGGAGGGCAATCCTACCGCACCGTTCGGCTTCGGCGGCGGGGGCGGCTATCAGCGCGGTCCGGCTGGCCAGCAACATGATTTTGGCAATGCCGGTGCCGATTTTGGCGATATTTTTGAAGGCCTCTTTGGCGGCGGCGGCGGCGGTTCGCCTTTCGGGAGTCGTCAACGCAGCGCGCCGCCGCAAAAAGGCGCCAATGTAGCCTATCGGCTGAAGGTCGAATTTATCGCTGCAGCAACGCTACAGAAACAGCGTATCACGCTTGAAGATGGTAAAACCATTGATCTCAGCCTGCCCAAAGGTGTCGAGGAAGGCACGCAGATGCGGCTTAGCGGAAAGGGCCGTGCGGGTCCGGGCGGCAATGGCGACGCGATCGTGACGATTCATATCAATCCTCACCCATTTTATAAGCGCGATGGCGACAATATCACGCTGGAACTGCCGATCAGTCTGAAAGAGGCAGTGGAAGGTGCCAAGATCAAGGTGCCCACAGTGGATGGACCCGTGATGCTTTCCATTCCCGCTGGCTCGGATTCGGGCAAGACACTGCGCTTGAAAAACAGGGGTTTCCACGGAAAATCCGGTGCGCGTGGCAATCAGCTGGTCACTTTGATGATCACCTTGCCTGAAAAAGACGACAAGCTGGCAGAATTTGTGAAGGACTGGAATCCGAAAGACAATCCGCGCGCCAGTATGGGGGTTTAG
- a CDS encoding YihY/virulence factor BrkB family protein, whose translation MPELSPEARRRGQRDLPGNRTGEVLADEDLAGRAAIIIKRTAVGVYYDGFTFAGNFAYLSLLAVFSFFIVAAAVVGSFGQTAVGTDFVEAFLVTVPPSVAAALHDPINDAMTARTGALLWFSAIVGLWTTTSLIETIRQILHRAYGVQAQRAFWEYRLTSIVLILFSVFFAMLALSAQFVVAAISGFLGTYFPAVESDALWLSLSNAIPFLVLFATLYLLFRLLTPRQYRYRQYPKWPGAVFISGWWLLITGLLPVFLKYAANYQLTYGSLAGVIITLIFFYLVGLGMVIGAEINAALAERPSRNGASE comes from the coding sequence ATGCCTGAACTCTCTCCCGAGGCTCGGCGCCGGGGCCAGAGGGATTTACCCGGCAATCGAACCGGAGAGGTGCTGGCCGATGAAGATCTGGCCGGTCGTGCCGCCATCATTATCAAGCGCACCGCAGTAGGTGTCTATTATGATGGTTTCACTTTTGCGGGGAATTTTGCCTATCTTTCGCTGCTGGCCGTATTTTCCTTCTTCATTGTTGCGGCTGCGGTAGTCGGCAGTTTCGGCCAGACCGCTGTCGGTACCGATTTTGTCGAGGCCTTTCTGGTGACCGTTCCGCCCTCGGTCGCAGCGGCGCTGCATGATCCGATCAATGACGCGATGACCGCCCGGACCGGCGCATTATTATGGTTCAGCGCAATCGTCGGATTGTGGACTACAACCAGCCTGATCGAGACGATCCGGCAAATTCTCCACCGTGCCTATGGTGTTCAGGCGCAACGCGCTTTCTGGGAATATCGCCTGACATCAATTGTGCTGATTTTATTCTCGGTGTTCTTTGCGATGCTGGCGCTCAGCGCGCAGTTTGTGGTGGCCGCTATCAGCGGGTTTCTGGGAACCTATTTCCCGGCGGTCGAGAGCGATGCGCTTTGGCTGTCGCTTTCCAACGCGATCCCTTTTCTGGTGCTGTTTGCGACTTTATATCTTTTGTTCCGCTTGCTTACGCCTCGCCAATATCGGTATCGCCAATATCCCAAATGGCCGGGTGCTGTTTTTATCAGCGGCTGGTGGCTGTTGATCACCGGATTGCTACCGGTATTTCTAAAATATGCGGCAAATTACCAGCTTACCTATGGCAGCCTCGCCGGGGTTATCATCACGCTCATTTTTTTCTACCTCGTCGGCCTCGGTATGGTTATTGGGGCAGAGATAAATGCTGCTTTGGCCGAGCGACCGTCGCGAAACGGGGCTAGTGAATGA
- the fabI gene encoding enoyl-ACP reductase FabI: MSDLMQGKRGLIMGLANNKSLAWGIAQRLAADGAELAISYQGEVMAKRVKPLAEQLGCDFLIDCDVSDMDQLDTAFAELEKRWGKIDFVVHAIGFTNKEALRGKYYDVTLDDFLMTMNISVYSFTAVAKRAAALMSAGGSMLTLSYYGAEKVIPHYNVMGVAKAALEASVKYLANDVGPDGIRVNAISAGPIKTLAASGIGDFRYILKWNEFNAPLRRNVTIDDVGASALYFLSDLSAGVTGETHHVDAGYHTVGMKQEDAPDIALD; this comes from the coding sequence ATGAGTGATTTAATGCAGGGCAAGCGCGGCTTGATCATGGGGCTTGCCAATAACAAGTCACTGGCCTGGGGTATCGCTCAGCGTCTGGCTGCGGATGGAGCCGAACTGGCGATCAGCTATCAGGGCGAGGTGATGGCCAAGCGCGTCAAACCGCTGGCAGAACAACTGGGCTGCGATTTCCTGATTGACTGTGACGTCAGCGATATGGACCAGCTGGATACGGCATTTGCCGAGCTTGAAAAACGCTGGGGCAAGATTGATTTTGTCGTCCACGCGATCGGTTTCACCAACAAGGAAGCGCTGCGCGGCAAATATTATGATGTGACCCTGGACGATTTTCTGATGACGATGAATATCAGCGTGTACAGCTTCACCGCCGTTGCCAAACGGGCTGCAGCACTGATGAGCGCGGGCGGATCCATGCTCACCTTATCTTATTATGGTGCCGAAAAAGTCATCCCTCACTATAATGTCATGGGTGTGGCTAAAGCGGCTCTTGAAGCCTCGGTCAAATATCTTGCGAATGATGTCGGTCCTGATGGCATTCGGGTGAACGCGATTTCCGCTGGGCCGATCAAGACACTGGCCGCTTCCGGAATTGGCGATTTCCGCTATATTCTGAAATGGAACGAGTTTAATGCACCGCTCCGGCGCAACGTGACAATTGACGACGTGGGTGCCTCGGCTCTTTATTTCCTGTCCGATCTATCCGCAGGCGTCACTGGCGAAACCCATCATGTAGACGCAGGCTATCATACTGTTGGCATGAAGCAGGAAGACGCGCCGGATATTGCGCTGGATTGA
- the aroC gene encoding chorismate synthase — MSFNTFGRTFRFSTWGESHGPALGALVDGCPPGLALSEADIQPFLDARKPGQSKYTTQRKEPDEVKILSGVFEGKTTGTPISLMIENVDQRSKDYSEVAKAYRPGHADYAYDQKYGFRDYRGGGRSSARETAARVAAGAVARLVLPDVTIRAWVAEIGGDAIDPANFDANEIGNNPFFCPDAVAAKRWEALVDGARKDGSSLGAIVACEATGVPAGWGAPVYAKMDSEIAAAMMTINATKGVEIGDGFAAARLRGEENADAMRPGANGPEFLANHSGGTAGGISTGQPIFCRVAFKPTSSILTPVATISPEGEATEISTKGRHDPCVGIRGVPVVEAMLALVLADQKLLHRAQCG, encoded by the coding sequence ATGAGCTTCAACACCTTCGGTCGCACCTTCCGCTTTTCCACTTGGGGAGAGAGCCACGGGCCTGCATTGGGCGCGCTGGTCGACGGCTGCCCGCCGGGACTGGCTCTGAGTGAAGCGGATATTCAGCCTTTTCTCGATGCCCGCAAACCCGGCCAGTCGAAATATACCACGCAGCGCAAGGAACCGGATGAGGTTAAAATCCTTTCCGGTGTGTTCGAGGGCAAAACGACTGGCACACCGATTTCGCTGATGATCGAGAATGTCGACCAGCGATCCAAGGATTATAGCGAAGTGGCGAAGGCCTATCGTCCCGGTCATGCCGACTATGCCTATGACCAGAAATATGGCTTTCGCGACTATCGTGGTGGTGGCCGGTCCAGTGCCCGGGAAACGGCGGCGCGGGTTGCGGCCGGTGCCGTGGCGCGGCTGGTGCTTCCGGATGTGACGATCCGGGCATGGGTTGCCGAAATCGGCGGCGATGCGATTGATCCGGCGAATTTCGATGCCAATGAAATTGGTAATAATCCCTTTTTCTGTCCAGATGCCGTTGCCGCGAAGCGCTGGGAAGCACTGGTCGATGGTGCGCGCAAGGATGGCAGCAGCCTCGGCGCGATAGTCGCCTGCGAGGCAACCGGTGTGCCCGCTGGTTGGGGAGCGCCCGTCTATGCCAAAATGGACAGCGAGATTGCCGCTGCGATGATGACGATCAACGCGACCAAGGGTGTCGAAATCGGTGACGGCTTTGCTGCCGCCCGTCTGCGCGGTGAAGAAAATGCCGATGCGATGCGGCCCGGAGCCAATGGTCCCGAATTCCTGGCCAACCACAGCGGCGGTACTGCTGGCGGGATATCTACCGGCCAGCCAATTTTCTGTCGAGTGGCGTTCAAACCGACCAGTTCCATATTGACGCCGGTAGCAACGATTTCGCCGGAAGGTGAAGCGACTGAAATATCGACCAAGGGCCGTCACGATCCCTGTGTCGGTATTCGGGGCGTTCCGGTTGTCGAAGCGATGCTGGCGCTGGTACTCGCCGACCAGAAACTGCTTCATCGAGCGCAATGCGGATGA
- a CDS encoding SLC13 family permease, with product MFDLILHIIDEYIQQHKAIIGLVILVCLFAGFIMERFPAAVVAVLGACMFLFLGIIDSDGLFSVFSNTAPITIAAMFILSGALLRTGTIDAIAGFIIKRAKRHPKLAVAEMFLGAFVASAFMNNTPVVIVLIPIILRLSRATGFSSKKLLIPLSFICILGGTTTLIGTSTNLIVDAVARDQGLDGFGIFEITPYGLIAAVAGTVMMVLFSSWLLPSGDVKGQFDSSDESDFLTELTVRRNASVIDKQLSAVPELRRAGITVTAVKRLSSYIRHELDFHVLRAGDRIVAQLDLAELISLRKSEDFKVGIVRSGDAGPMGEELVEATVAPNHPSIGNRLFDIPFLSRLDVRILGMTRYRNLPRSDLTNARIHAADRLLVTGSSEDINRMYQNPNLFGVGQTKIRAFRRDRAPIAIGALVAVVVLAALNVIPLAVAAILAVGAILLARCIDAEEAWGSIDGNVLVLIFGMLAVGLGLQQAGSVDLIVAELTPYLREVPPWGLVFAIYVLSVIMTEIVTNNAVAIIITPIAIALGNDLGVDPRPLVIAVMFAASASFATPIGYQTNTLVYAAGNYRFTDFFKAGIPLTFGVGLSTCLAISFWM from the coding sequence ATGTTCGATCTGATCCTTCACATCATCGATGAATATATTCAGCAGCATAAGGCGATAATCGGTCTCGTCATTCTGGTGTGTCTATTTGCCGGGTTCATAATGGAGCGCTTTCCCGCTGCCGTGGTCGCGGTGCTCGGGGCTTGCATGTTTCTGTTCCTCGGGATCATCGATTCCGATGGCCTGTTTTCGGTCTTCTCCAATACGGCTCCGATCACGATTGCCGCGATGTTCATTCTGTCCGGTGCCTTGCTGCGAACGGGGACGATTGACGCGATCGCCGGGTTCATCATCAAGCGCGCCAAACGGCACCCCAAATTGGCAGTCGCCGAGATGTTTCTGGGTGCTTTCGTCGCGTCCGCTTTCATGAACAACACGCCGGTGGTGATCGTCCTGATTCCGATCATCCTCCGCCTGTCGCGGGCAACCGGCTTCTCGTCAAAGAAACTGCTTATCCCGCTGAGCTTCATCTGCATATTGGGCGGCACGACCACGCTGATCGGTACTTCGACCAACCTGATCGTCGATGCGGTTGCGCGCGATCAGGGTCTGGACGGATTCGGGATTTTCGAAATCACGCCTTACGGACTGATCGCTGCCGTCGCGGGTACGGTGATGATGGTATTGTTCAGCAGCTGGCTGCTTCCGAGCGGCGATGTCAAAGGCCAGTTTGACAGCAGCGATGAAAGCGATTTTCTCACTGAACTGACGGTGCGTCGAAATGCATCGGTGATCGACAAGCAATTGTCTGCGGTGCCCGAACTGCGACGGGCGGGTATTACCGTGACTGCGGTGAAGCGCCTCAGCAGCTATATCCGTCATGAACTGGATTTTCATGTGCTGCGGGCAGGCGACCGGATTGTCGCACAACTCGATCTCGCCGAGCTTATATCGCTGCGGAAATCGGAAGATTTCAAGGTCGGAATCGTTCGCTCCGGTGATGCTGGGCCCATGGGCGAGGAACTGGTCGAGGCCACGGTGGCGCCGAATCATCCCAGCATCGGTAACAGACTATTCGACATTCCCTTCCTGTCTCGACTCGATGTCCGGATATTGGGCATGACCCGCTATCGGAATTTGCCGCGGTCTGACCTGACCAATGCACGCATTCACGCGGCGGACAGATTGCTGGTGACGGGCTCCAGTGAAGATATCAACCGCATGTATCAAAACCCGAATTTGTTCGGGGTTGGACAGACAAAGATCCGTGCTTTTCGTCGGGACCGCGCACCGATTGCCATTGGAGCCCTGGTTGCGGTGGTGGTGCTCGCCGCGCTCAATGTCATTCCGCTGGCGGTCGCCGCCATTTTGGCGGTCGGTGCGATCTTGCTGGCTCGCTGTATTGACGCGGAAGAAGCCTGGGGCTCGATCGACGGCAATGTTCTGGTCCTGATATTCGGCATGCTGGCGGTGGGTCTGGGCTTGCAGCAGGCCGGCAGCGTTGACCTGATTGTCGCCGAATTGACGCCTTATCTGCGGGAAGTGCCGCCCTGGGGTCTGGTCTTCGCAATTTATGTCCTGTCGGTGATCATGACCGAGATTGTGACAAATAATGCGGTCGCCATCATCATCACACCGATTGCCATCGCGCTCGGCAATGATCTGGGTGTCGATCCCCGGCCTCTGGTCATCGCGGTCATGTTCGCAGCTTCCGCCAGCTTCGCGACGCCGATCGGCTATCAGACCAACACGCTGGTCTATGCAGCGGGCAATTACCGGTTCACCGACTTCTTCAAGGCCGGTATCCCGCTGACCTTTGGCGTCGGACTGTCGACCTGTCTGGCGATCAGCTTCTGGATGTAA